A window of Syngnathus typhle isolate RoL2023-S1 ecotype Sweden linkage group LG9, RoL_Styp_1.0, whole genome shotgun sequence genomic DNA:
TCGTGCAGGCCCAGCTTCTGCTCATAGCTCAGCTGTCGCTCCCCAAGGCTGAAGGGGcgccactcctcctcctccccctgttcttcttcctctttgtcCGTCTCCTTGGCCGACACCACGACGATGATCAGCCGGCGGCATCTCCGCAAAGTGGCCGCCACGGCATCGAGTTTTGCTGCCGCGGGAAGAACATTTGAAAAGAAACACTTTGTCAGCATGATTTATGTACTCGTTGGTTAGACGGACGATACCTTCTCCTGGGATGTCATCTCGGCCTGTGATGAAGAGGCGGAAGCCATGTCGTTCCTCCAGCCGGCCGGGCAGCGTGTGCAGGGCAAAGTCAGACGCCACGCTTGAGCTGGTCTCGGCGGGGACCACGCTCACCAAGGCGTCGTACGGGACCCACTCGGTATCTGCACACGTGGGAGACGCCAGCGTGAGTCGATTAGCGCGTTGGCTAACCATGTTGTGTTGCTATGTTGGTTATTTTGTAGACAGGTGGTCTCATTGATGGTCATTTGTTTATcgtatatttattttaaaaagtagATTGTTAAAGTAGCTCGTAAGCTACCTGCCGTTTATCAGCAAGTCAAAGAATTCAAATCATTCATTTTGTTagttgtctgttatttagtTGATCTACATCGTAAACAGTTAGTTAGTTTAACTAACTAACATGTCACTGTGTGTCACCTTGAGGAGTAACAAAATATCCGTGCAGCCTCCTGTATGCCAACACTAGGTCCACCCTGAAAAAAAGCATCAGGAAGACCagaagtagaagaagaagcggggtGGCCACGCCCACTGCCACGCCAGTGTGGAACCAGCTGTGGTTGGCTGGTGGGAGACAGCAAGTAAGaattaaatgtgatttttttgacATATTAAATAAGATATTTCTTTTTGCCATTCATTACCTTCTTTGAGCTGCACTTGGCAATCTTTCACCTTCACAGGGCTCTGGATCCGACAGCGAATGAAGACATTGAGGAAACGAGGAAGAACTCTGGAAATGGTCAGGATGGACTCGCCAAACACGCGGCCTTGGTCTGGCGTGCTGCGGGGGGAAGCGGATCATGTGAGACTTTTTAGGTAAGCGTGCAGATTTTAATCGTGAATAACGACGAGCTCACAAGTGGAACGTCTCATTGAGCTCCGGGTCCTCGTCAGCAAAACTGCCATTTACGATCCAGAACATTGTCGTCTCCTCATTCTGACTGTAGCCCAGCAGAGCCAAGCACTTCAGCTCCACACGCGCACCTAACACCACATCAGACTGTCTTACTCAGATTGTCAAGAACTCAAAGTTCATATTCTTGTCGAGCTGACAACTAATCGTCTACAATGACCTCACCCATGTCTACGACGAGCACTTGATCCTGGTGTTGGATCACCTCAGGCTCGCTAAAAACGGCCTGTGTCAACTCTGCAGCCAAAACGAATTGAAGAAGATTTGAAGGATTGattcatttaaataataatacaattggCGCCCACCGTTGTTTATGTCCAGCTGGACGCTTCGTGCCGACGTGTACTTCCTGCCACGGAGGCTGATGTCCACCAGGCAGGTGTACGTGCCGCCGTCCTCCTCCGTGGCCTTGCGCAGCCTCAAGCCGCTGTCGTGCACGCTGATAGTTGCGCCCTCTCGCTCCAGCGGGCGGCAGTCCTGCACGATTTTCAACAAGCTAGTTTGAGTGACATTTGGTGCACTATATGGATACATCTGCACAAATGGAGCCTTTTTGAGCCCGGCGAGGCACCATACCCTCAGCCACCGTATGTTCCTCGTGTGGTTGCGTCGTAGGACGTCGTCCAGCTTGCAGGGGAGGCTCTTGGTGACCCCCAGGGTGATGCTCCTCACTTCAGCCACAGGAGGACAAAGTCCATTGGACACCGACACGCAAAAGTCAATCTTGACGCTTCTGCTTTGGACCCTTCacagcacacaaacactcaaCTCAAGACGCCATCTCAAGACGTACACGACACTCGGCGTGTTTCCTTACGTGCTCTCGCAACTGTAAGTGCCATTATGGGACATCTGCACGGGCAGGAAGTACAGAAGGTCGTCTATGACTTCCACGCCAGGGGGCAGAGATGGTATCGTCCCCG
This region includes:
- the LOC133159329 gene encoding interleukin-1 receptor type 1-like, with amino-acid sequence MACLPALAILLAAANTLGHKGSPETYYVSAGHLLLLKCPIAGENVTWAREEAMAGTIPSLPPGVEVIDDLLYFLPVQMSHNGTYSCESTVQSRSVKIDFCVSVSNGLCPPVAEVRSITLGVTKSLPCKLDDVLRRNHTRNIRWLRDCRPLEREGATISVHDSGLRLRKATEEDGGTYTCLVDISLRGRKYTSARSVQLDINNELTQAVFSEPEVIQHQDQVLVVDMGARVELKCLALLGYSQNEETTMFWIVNGSFADEDPELNETFHFTPDQGRVFGESILTISRVLPRFLNVFIRCRIQSPVKVKDCQVQLKEANHSWFHTGVAVGVATPLLLLLLVFLMLFFRVDLVLAYRRLHGYFVTPQDTEWVPYDALVSVVPAETSSSVASDFALHTLPGRLEERHGFRLFITGRDDIPGEAKLDAVAATLRRCRRLIIVVVSAKETDKEEEEQGEEEEWRPFSLGERQLSYEQKLGLHDALMHDTPPVILLEIDGRPDYGRLPQSLAYVKRRQGALAWNQSKRNRLFWKKLRLLMPDVPASRRSRPHQDHILLAQ